One window from the genome of Tachypleus tridentatus isolate NWPU-2018 chromosome 11, ASM421037v1, whole genome shotgun sequence encodes:
- the LOC143231528 gene encoding uncharacterized protein LOC143231528 isoform X2, which yields MPQLTALDVVCGKQHMSVHLEFSAPFYGLVFSKGHYEHKNCVYVKPHSGLSYVEFNIYYNACGTTPNMNGNFFENTIIIQYGMDIIEAWDEAKKLRCQWYDAYQKDSKKELIKISELDIVELNFQGDNVDCWMEIQEGKGPWSNEVSGIIPVGSPLTMVIAINDYGSQFDMRVKSCYAHDSIKPLVALTDEYGCVLRPKILTSFHKVRDYNGRATIISYSHFYAFKFPDTVAVYIECSVEICRHGCPDSCQKIHHLPLFPHKHTDNQHAASLHNDKYFTAQQKLDDTFVRYFLNSSYPVLRDFQMLFNYSNPETYPINPVPSKSYFEGQLLLQKLNNESNLLRKPSYAYLHLGQKLNYEEQQIFKRHDNENYPVHKIPYKPQDSNLKQYLPYQNPKRENEEYSEHLRDTSVKNSDYIYISKTVPHRFPSLTQYDRPRYYGREKETPTQHDSRTKPLHSHPFNGNIRESSQIKPRAQSFIYNRENIPLSHPSYPYPLLQFQYSRQHAYNGMKPMNDQIADQSDAIHSTEHSGQGPHEHQFPQEPSSLRTRRQATDGEVIGVEQTYHALALVDLVFEPNTTKDNVFSGRSEEVVYGVCLPVAGFVAGLCVFLLLTICSLCITGYLGYLWRLHVIESNTKTSNKAKIFKGILFYDRRDCKSKP from the coding sequence ATGCCTCAACTTACCGCACTTGATGTTGTATGTGGAAAACAACACATGTCAGTTCATCTGGAGTTCAGTGCACCTTTCTATGGTCTCGTGTTTTCTAAAGGTCATTATGAGCATAAAAACTGTGTGTACGTGAAACCTCATTCAGGTTTATCATACGTAGAGTTTAATATATACTATAACGCTTGTGGAACTACACCTAACATGAACGGGAACTTTTTTGAAAACACCATCATCATTCAGTACGGGATGGATATCATAGAAGCATGGGATGAAGCCAAAAAATTACGATGCCAATGGTATGATGCGTATCAAAAAGATTCGAAGAAGGAGTTGATAAAAATTTCTGAATTGGATATTGTTGAATTGAACTTTCAAGGAGATAATGTTGACTGTTGGATGGAAATTCAGGAAGGAAAAGGTCCATGGTCCAATGAAGTTTCTGGTATCATACCAGTTGGTAGTCCATTAACTATGGTTATTGCCATCAATGATTATGGAAGTCAGTTTGATATGCGGGTTAAATCTTGTTACGCGCATGATAGCATCAAACCACTTGTTGCTTTAACAGACGAGTATGGGTGTGTCCTAAGACCTAAAATTTTAACTTCATTTCATAAAGTTCGTGATTATAATGGTCGTGCAACAATAATTTCGTATTCTCATTTCTATGCATTTAAATTTCCCGATACAGTAGCTGTATATATTGAGTGTTCAGTAGAAATATGTCGACATGGATGCCCTGACAGTTGTCAGAAAATACACCATCTTCCGTTGTTTCCTCATAAGCACACAGATAATCAACATGCTGCTAGCCTTcacaatgataaatattttacggCACAACAGAAACTGGATGACACTTTTGTAAGATATTTTCTAAATTCATCCTATCCAGTACTCAGAGATTTCCAAATGTTATTCAACTATTCAAATCCTGAAACTTATCCTATTAACCCTGTACCCTCAAAATCATATTTCGAGGGACAACTTTTACTTCAAAAGCTAAATAATGAGAGCAATTTACTCAGGAAACCAAGTTATGCGTACCTCCATTTAGGACAAAAATTGAATTATGaagaacaacaaatattcaaacGCCACGATAATGAAAATTACCCAGTACACAAAATACCTTATAAACCCCAAGACTCAAACCTTAAACAGTATCTTCCATACCAAAATCCAAAACGCGAGAATGAAGAATATTCTGAACATCTGAGGGATACAAGTGTTAAAAATagcgattatatatatatatcaaaaacagtGCCACATCGTTTCCCGTCTTTAACACAGTACGATCGTCCACGATATTATGGGAGAGAGAAAGAAACTCCCACTCAGCATGACTCTAGAACAAAGCCGCTTCACTCTCACCCCTTTAATGGTAACATTAGAGAAAGTTCACAAATCAAACCACGTGCTCAATCTTTTATCTATAATCGTGAAAATATTCCATTGAGCCATCCATCTTATCCTTATCCACTTCTCCAGTTTCAATATTCCAGACAACATGCTTATAATGGAATGAAGCCGATGAATGACCAGATCGCCGATCAATCTGACGCTATTCATTCCACTGAACATTCTGGTCAAGGTCCTCACGAACATCAGTTTCCTCAAGAGCCCAGTTCGCTTCGTACTAGACGTCAAGCCACAGATGGAGAAGTTATTGGAGTTGAGCAGACATATCATGCTCTGGCGTTGGTAGACTTAGTGTTCGAACCTAATACAACTAAAGATAATGTATTTTCAGGAAGAAGCGAGGAGGTTGTTTATGGTGTGTGCTTACCAGTGGCTGGTTTCGTAGCTGGATTATGcgtatttttattgttaacaatTTGTTCGCTATGTATCACCGGATACCTCGGATATCTTTGGCGCCTCCATGTGATAGAAAGTAAtactaaaacaagtaataaagcGAAAATTTTTAAAGGAATATTATTTTATGATCGTAGGGACTGTAAATCCAAACCTTAA
- the LOC143231528 gene encoding uncharacterized protein LOC143231528 isoform X1, with protein sequence MERGHLFIVNLFLYRLLSVFTLINSQENSESLWTNGKPESMPQLTALDVVCGKQHMSVHLEFSAPFYGLVFSKGHYEHKNCVYVKPHSGLSYVEFNIYYNACGTTPNMNGNFFENTIIIQYGMDIIEAWDEAKKLRCQWYDAYQKDSKKELIKISELDIVELNFQGDNVDCWMEIQEGKGPWSNEVSGIIPVGSPLTMVIAINDYGSQFDMRVKSCYAHDSIKPLVALTDEYGCVLRPKILTSFHKVRDYNGRATIISYSHFYAFKFPDTVAVYIECSVEICRHGCPDSCQKIHHLPLFPHKHTDNQHAASLHNDKYFTAQQKLDDTFVRYFLNSSYPVLRDFQMLFNYSNPETYPINPVPSKSYFEGQLLLQKLNNESNLLRKPSYAYLHLGQKLNYEEQQIFKRHDNENYPVHKIPYKPQDSNLKQYLPYQNPKRENEEYSEHLRDTSVKNSDYIYISKTVPHRFPSLTQYDRPRYYGREKETPTQHDSRTKPLHSHPFNGNIRESSQIKPRAQSFIYNRENIPLSHPSYPYPLLQFQYSRQHAYNGMKPMNDQIADQSDAIHSTEHSGQGPHEHQFPQEPSSLRTRRQATDGEVIGVEQTYHALALVDLVFEPNTTKDNVFSGRSEEVVYGVCLPVAGFVAGLCVFLLLTICSLCITGYLGYLWRLHVIESNTKTSNKAKIFKGILFYDRRDCKSKP encoded by the coding sequence TTGATAAACAGCCAAGAAAACTCAGAGTCATTATGGACCAATGGGAAGCCAGAATCCATGCCTCAACTTACCGCACTTGATGTTGTATGTGGAAAACAACACATGTCAGTTCATCTGGAGTTCAGTGCACCTTTCTATGGTCTCGTGTTTTCTAAAGGTCATTATGAGCATAAAAACTGTGTGTACGTGAAACCTCATTCAGGTTTATCATACGTAGAGTTTAATATATACTATAACGCTTGTGGAACTACACCTAACATGAACGGGAACTTTTTTGAAAACACCATCATCATTCAGTACGGGATGGATATCATAGAAGCATGGGATGAAGCCAAAAAATTACGATGCCAATGGTATGATGCGTATCAAAAAGATTCGAAGAAGGAGTTGATAAAAATTTCTGAATTGGATATTGTTGAATTGAACTTTCAAGGAGATAATGTTGACTGTTGGATGGAAATTCAGGAAGGAAAAGGTCCATGGTCCAATGAAGTTTCTGGTATCATACCAGTTGGTAGTCCATTAACTATGGTTATTGCCATCAATGATTATGGAAGTCAGTTTGATATGCGGGTTAAATCTTGTTACGCGCATGATAGCATCAAACCACTTGTTGCTTTAACAGACGAGTATGGGTGTGTCCTAAGACCTAAAATTTTAACTTCATTTCATAAAGTTCGTGATTATAATGGTCGTGCAACAATAATTTCGTATTCTCATTTCTATGCATTTAAATTTCCCGATACAGTAGCTGTATATATTGAGTGTTCAGTAGAAATATGTCGACATGGATGCCCTGACAGTTGTCAGAAAATACACCATCTTCCGTTGTTTCCTCATAAGCACACAGATAATCAACATGCTGCTAGCCTTcacaatgataaatattttacggCACAACAGAAACTGGATGACACTTTTGTAAGATATTTTCTAAATTCATCCTATCCAGTACTCAGAGATTTCCAAATGTTATTCAACTATTCAAATCCTGAAACTTATCCTATTAACCCTGTACCCTCAAAATCATATTTCGAGGGACAACTTTTACTTCAAAAGCTAAATAATGAGAGCAATTTACTCAGGAAACCAAGTTATGCGTACCTCCATTTAGGACAAAAATTGAATTATGaagaacaacaaatattcaaacGCCACGATAATGAAAATTACCCAGTACACAAAATACCTTATAAACCCCAAGACTCAAACCTTAAACAGTATCTTCCATACCAAAATCCAAAACGCGAGAATGAAGAATATTCTGAACATCTGAGGGATACAAGTGTTAAAAATagcgattatatatatatatcaaaaacagtGCCACATCGTTTCCCGTCTTTAACACAGTACGATCGTCCACGATATTATGGGAGAGAGAAAGAAACTCCCACTCAGCATGACTCTAGAACAAAGCCGCTTCACTCTCACCCCTTTAATGGTAACATTAGAGAAAGTTCACAAATCAAACCACGTGCTCAATCTTTTATCTATAATCGTGAAAATATTCCATTGAGCCATCCATCTTATCCTTATCCACTTCTCCAGTTTCAATATTCCAGACAACATGCTTATAATGGAATGAAGCCGATGAATGACCAGATCGCCGATCAATCTGACGCTATTCATTCCACTGAACATTCTGGTCAAGGTCCTCACGAACATCAGTTTCCTCAAGAGCCCAGTTCGCTTCGTACTAGACGTCAAGCCACAGATGGAGAAGTTATTGGAGTTGAGCAGACATATCATGCTCTGGCGTTGGTAGACTTAGTGTTCGAACCTAATACAACTAAAGATAATGTATTTTCAGGAAGAAGCGAGGAGGTTGTTTATGGTGTGTGCTTACCAGTGGCTGGTTTCGTAGCTGGATTATGcgtatttttattgttaacaatTTGTTCGCTATGTATCACCGGATACCTCGGATATCTTTGGCGCCTCCATGTGATAGAAAGTAAtactaaaacaagtaataaagcGAAAATTTTTAAAGGAATATTATTTTATGATCGTAGGGACTGTAAATCCAAACCTTAA